The following are from one region of the Rhizobium etli 8C-3 genome:
- a CDS encoding Crp/Fnr family transcriptional regulator has translation MLSRHPILLRSDLFHGLDKARIEELADTAQFQIFAPDERIIAEGQQASFVYCVMRGFVRLSKSESAGRQADICICEPGETFGEYLLSGGGSYTYSAWSADGAEVALFDLVELRALADRDPVMRRNVMRIMARHLLGAMDCIAGDRLHTAAQRVANYLVSRCPASASQATFRLPYRKRILAGKLGVAPEALSRAFAALGPAGVEVRGRVVVVDSVDLLRKAC, from the coding sequence ATGCTATCGAGACATCCCATACTTTTGCGATCTGACCTGTTTCACGGCCTGGACAAAGCAAGGATAGAAGAACTGGCCGACACGGCTCAGTTCCAGATCTTCGCACCGGACGAGCGGATTATCGCCGAGGGCCAGCAGGCGTCGTTCGTCTATTGCGTGATGCGCGGCTTCGTGCGACTTTCGAAGTCGGAATCCGCGGGGCGCCAGGCAGATATCTGCATCTGCGAACCGGGCGAGACGTTCGGCGAATATCTCCTGTCGGGAGGCGGCTCCTACACCTACAGCGCATGGTCCGCCGACGGCGCAGAGGTCGCGTTGTTCGACCTTGTGGAGTTGCGGGCGCTTGCCGACCGGGACCCCGTCATGCGTCGCAACGTGATGCGCATCATGGCCCGGCATCTGCTCGGTGCCATGGATTGCATAGCGGGAGACCGGCTGCACACGGCTGCACAGCGTGTTGCGAATTACCTCGTCAGCCGCTGCCCGGCCTCAGCATCGCAGGCCACCTTTCGCCTGCCTTACCGGAAGAGAATTCTGGCCGGCAAACTGGGGGTTGCGCCCGAAGCCCTTTCGCGGGCTTTCGCTGCCCTCGGTCCTGCAGGGGTCGAAGTCAGAGGCAGGGTCGTCGTGGTCGACAGCGTCGACCTGCTGCGGAAGGCGTGCTGA
- the ccoS gene encoding cbb3-type cytochrome oxidase assembly protein CcoS: protein MNMLIYLMPIALLMGGMGLLAFLWSLTSRQYDDLEGAAWRILVEDETDCKRP, encoded by the coding sequence ATGAACATGCTGATCTATCTGATGCCGATCGCACTGCTGATGGGGGGAATGGGTCTCCTGGCGTTCCTCTGGTCGCTGACGAGCCGCCAGTACGACGACCTTGAAGGAGCAGCTTGGCGAATCCTCGTCGAGGACGAAACCGATTGCAAAAGACCTTGA